DNA from Desulfovibrio sp.:
ATGAGAGCGTGTTTCATGATTTAGCCAACCGCCAAGTTCTGTATCTCGCAACCATTCATGTAAAGCGGTTCCACGAGTAGGAAGATGAGCATAGTCTCCAGGGATCCATTGCCCCCCCCGGGAAAGAGTTCTCTGCTCAACATCTTTCGCGGTGAGGTGAAGCAGTTGTGCAAGACGATGGCTCTTGGCTTCACTCGCATGTTGGGACATAGATGTGCAGGCTTCGATAACAATATTTTTCCAGACATCTATGGAGTCCATTTGGCGGGAGATGCCACTTCTCAGTGAAGGCATATCCCCTATGGCATCCCAAACTGTATTTGACAGTGAAGGCTGCAACTTGGGCAAAGAAAATGTAATATCTTCTCGAACTCCCACCAATATTACCCGGTGCCGCGCTTGAGGCACTCCATATTTCTCACACTGGACAATAAATTTTTTCAGATCGAGATCAGATGCATTCATGCCAGGTTCGTAACACGTGTCTGCAACCAGAGAATGTATGGTGTAATTGTAGTTTTCGACACTACGCTCACTCTTTCCCGGGCGTGCCAAATCTTCAAGAATACGATGGATGATATGTTTATGATCTAATTGGCAAGAGAGAAGTCCCCTGACATTCTCCATAACAAATACTGATGGTCGAAATTGTCTGATCACATTTAGATATTCTTGATACAAATAATGGCGAGGGTCCTTTACGTTGTTGGCACCTGAGCGAACACGTCCAACGACGGAGTATGCCTGGCAAGGAGGGCCTCCAATTAAAACCCAATGTTCGTCGTTAGGAATCAATTTGGCAATCCGCTCATAGAGAAAAATATTGTCTTTGGGTTCACCCAATTCAAGTAAAAGAGCCTCCGAACCGGCCTCATCCCAGAGGTCTTCATCCTTAGATGCCACTGGAGAATTGGTTGACCCCTTGTAGTACGCATATAGAGTATCCAACGGCCTTCCATGTCGTCTTAGCAATCGTGAATACGCGCGAAGCTTCAGAGTGCGTTGGGCAAATTTGTCTTTTTCGACGGATACGACTATTTTAAAAGGGTATGCACCATTCACCCGGAGAGAAGAAAAACCTTCTCCCAAACCTCCGGGCCCTGCAAATAAATCAACTATTTTTGTAGTCTGCATCAACTAATTCCTATCATAGTTTTACCCAAAGAGAATACATGGATGTCGTTTCCCCCGCAACTCGTTCTCGCATGATGGCCGGAATCCGTTCATCAGACACCAAGCCGGAGCTTGCTCTGAGAAGGAATCTGCACGCACGGGGTTTTCGTTATAGATTGAAGACCAAAATATTGGGCTATACTCCAGATGTAGTGTTACGTAAATATAAAGTGGTAATCTTTGTCCACGGATGCTTTTGGCACAGGCACAAACAATGCAAGTACACAACAATCCCAAAAACAAATATCCAAAAGTGGAAGACAAAATTTGCTGAAAATGAAGGCAGAGATTTGCGTGTTGAAACTATATTATTGGCATCTGGATGGCGGGTAGCAATAATCTGGGAGTGTTGGCTAAAAAGAAAGATGGATTTGGACTGGCTTTATGAATGGATCGTCAGTCCTGCAGCAAACTATGTTTCATGGCCCAGCCCAGAAGCATTGCAGGATACAAAATAGTCGAGCAACGACGTGCGGGAATACAAGACTTGTTTGCCATGTTTGATATAAGGCAAACCGCCACCTCGACTCCTCTGCGTCTTCAGCGTTGCTGCCGACTGAGATAGGTCGTCAATTTCGTACGCCATGTTAAGCGGCAACCGGCAGTTTTGGTTTCATCATCCTGCTTCTGACAAACGCCGCTGGTGAGAGATAGCCAAGTGCTGCCTGACGTCTTTGTCGATTATAAAAAACCTCAATATACTCACTTATATCCGTAATGGCTTCAGCCTGTGAGCTATAGCTTTTGCGATGGACCAACTCATTTTTCAACAAGCCCCAGAAGCTTTCCATGGGTGCGTTGTCGTAACAATCCCCTTTTTTGCTCATGGAGCAGACCAGACCGTATGAGCGGAGTTTTTCTTGGTAGGCTGCGTGCAATACTGGCTGCCGCGATCCGAATGCAGAATCAGTCCCACAGGCGGGCGATGCAAGCGCGCCGCCTTCGTTAATGCAGCCAAGACAAGTCCGGTGTCCATACGTTCGGCCATGCTGAAGCCGACAATTTCCCGACTGTGTAAATCCTTGATTCCGGCAAGATATACCCAGCCCTGCCGTGTGGGGATATAGGTTATGTCACTCACCCACACGCGGTTGTGTTCGCCCGGCGCGAAGTTACGGTTTAAAAGATTGGGAGCGACCGGCAGCGCGTGATTTGATTCCATGGTGCGGATAACCCGCCGTTTGCGCTTACAGACGAGGCCCAGTTTGCGGCGTAGCCGCTTGACCTTCCAGAGGCTGACGGCACAGCCGCTTGCTACGAGTTCCCGGTGCAACCGTTCCGCGCCGTATGTGCCGCGTGTTCTCTGGTGGGCAGCCAGAACATCGGCCTCCAGGCGAGTTGTCTTACGTGATGGGGCCGCGTAGCGTTTGAGCCAGGCATAGTATCCACTGACAGATGCGTGCAAAACCAGGCAAACAAACCGGACGGGATATAGGTGTCGCAAAGCGCTGACTGCGGCGTACCTCACAGCGACTCCTTGGCAAAGTACGCCGCCGCTTTTTTTAGAATGTCGCGCTCCATACGCAGCAGGGCGTTTTCTTTCTTCAGTCGCGCCAACTCCGCATCCTGCTCATTCACGCCCGGCTTCAAGGCGAACTCGTGCTTGTCCTGTCGGTAATGCGTAACCCAATTCGCCAAGGTTTTCATTGGAATAGATAACCTTCGCGCTGTTTCCGTTACGCCAAAACCATCATCAACCGCCATGGTGACGGCTTGCTGCCTCAATTCCTGTGAATAACGTCCCCGTGGTGCTTTCGTCATAGAACCTCCTCAATGGATATGAACTATGGCGTCCGTTTTTTCCAGCCTATCTCAGCTGGGAAAAATAATTATAGTGAAGACCAGTTCTTTGCGGCCTTACATGAAATTCACGTTTTTACTTATTTAACACTATGCGGAAAACCAAGCGTTGATTATGAACCAAAACAGGGAGGGGATTCTAGAAAAAAGAATCCAGAATACTGTATTAAGAATAGATTTATGATTCCCGGCAAAGTCCCTGGTGAGATGTTATACGCTGAAGAGGATTATATTTTTGATGTTGAAGTGAAAAGTATTGTTGGGCAACTTGATGAAATGATTGATCCGAAAAAATCATTTATAATACCAAGCATGGCAATCGAATACAGCAAGAGGGAAGATCTAATAATTTTATGTAGTGAACTTGAGTTGCAGGTTGAATTGCCGAATATTATTCAACTAAAAGATTTTTTGAATAGTGCTGCAAGTAAATTTACGTCGGCATTGCATAAAAATCATTTCAATATTTTACATATTAACTGGACGCATAGAGAAATTCCTCACTTAAATTACATAGAACCGCTTTCGCTTCTTGATAACCCTATAAACGGACTATTACGCTACAAGGATATTGGAAAAAAATTTAAAATATCAAATGATGTTTTTGAAAAAATATCTGCTATTTTCATTTACAGCTATCCCAAACAAGCTCTCATGTTTGGCGATATTCGCTGGGTATTTTCCAACAAGCAGTGCGCAACGTTGTTCAATCAAAACCTTACTCAAGAGCAAAAGTCAAAATTAGCTCGCATTCTATCTATGGATCCATCCGCGAATCCACAAATACAACCATTTTTGTTCTACTCACCAGAGACACATCCTAAGTCGTTAACATATGCAGAGTTCGAAAAAATAGGACAGGTTATAGAGCAAATACACCTAAAATAATTTAAAAAGTCTGACGGGGCCCGCCTTGGTGCGTATACTTGTTGCCGCCTACCCTTGGTCCAAGGAAAAAGAAAAATCGGTGTCATATATTGCGGCGGACCCCCTGTACAATTCATTCCCAAACGCCCTGACATATTTGATGGTTCCATCTCTGATGTAATCAAAGATGCGGAAAAAGAGTTCCTGCTTGATATAAAGAAATAGTTCAAACGTCCCATTTTTGCGTTTTTGCAAAAGACCACCAGTACGTTTATCACTGCCTGCGTCATGTAGCGTGAGTATCACGATGGTTTCCAGAGCAATTTTACGTGTTCCACTCAAGATGATGGTCCCTTCAAAAGCAACACTGTTGAAATCATCCGCAGAGATTTCACGCTTGCCCTCCTTCCTTGGGGTGCGAAAAGCAAAATATGCCTCGACTACGGCTGGTTTTAGCTCAATGTAATATTCGATGTTGGGAGAATTTTTTAACGCTCTACCCATAGGCTACTTCCCCATAAACTTGTGCCGCATCCGAGCTTCCAGTGCCTTGCACTGGAAGCTCGGATGCGGCCTTTTTGGCGGGCGAAACGCTTGGCGGTTCTTTCTTGGCTGGAGAGCGGCCAGTATTGGCGACCATCCTTGCCCATGGCCCAGACATCACTGAGCTGCTTTACAGACTCAGGCAGGTTGCCGTCTTCATCATCCAGCGGAGTGGAGGCCAGCGCTGTGCGTTGATGAGCACGCCAACGGCGATGCCAGATCTGTTTATCGTCCCGCTCGCTACGGCAGGTTGTCCATCCCATGATCGGGGTTTTGCGTGTGCTACGGCTCATGGCGATCTCTTTAGCTGCCAGCTTCGTAATATCCGGCTTCTTTCTGATGTTTCAGCGCCAGAATGTAAACCGAGTTGCCCAGCACTTCGTAGACCAGTACGTATCCGGCACCACCGAAGGGGATGAGCAGTTCCCGGTATTCCGGTTCCATGTCATCGGCAGGACGGCCAGCATTGGGAAACTGCTCAAGAAGTAGCACTTTTTCCCGAATGGCCTTGATTGCGCCAATGGCAGCCTCTTCGCTTTTGTCCGCCAGGAACAGGTAAGCCTTCTCCAACCCGGCAGTGGCATTGTCCGTCCAATGAACTAGATATGACATTTGGGCATGGGCACCTTTTCGCCCTGAATGATCTTATCCATCCATTCGACAACTTCGGCGTTTGTCAGATGCAGGCCGGTTTGCATATAATGCTCATGTGCGGCCTTGGCTTCATGGCGCAAAGCTTCCCGTTTTTCCTCCCGCTCGACATAGTTCTCTATGGCTTGCAGCATAATGGCGTGGGCGGATTGGTTCCGGGCGTCAGCAAGGCTTTTAATTCGCTCGCGCAGGGGATTGGGGAGTTTTACAGAAGCAGGCGTTGTTGCTATATTTTGTTGCATGGCTTGTACCTCTGAGTAGAACTCTTAACTACTTTGAACTACCTGTCAATACCGATAATCTACAGCACGATAATGAAAAGGGTATTTATCTTAACCAAACAGAAGTTTATACTCTTTTTAGGCCTCACGGCATAATGGTCTTCATAGGGCAGTAACAAATTTTCTTGGACGACTGAAAACCCGCAAATCCTTGTGTGGCGGGATTCGAATCCACACACTCAAAAGTTTTGTGTATACTTTTGGGTATAAAAAAGAGCGTTTTGAAAATAAAAAATATTTTTAATAATTATTTCAAATAATTATACTTTTAATTCGAATCCCACCCTCTCCGCCATTAATACATAATAAAAACGGCGTGTTGCTTTAGATAGCACCACGCCGTTTTCGCGTTCAAAAAGGACATATTTTTAGCGAGCACATGGCCATGTACATACCGTTGTACACACTTTTGCTCAAACCTCTGTGGAAATGTGCTGCTGTTGCAACAGGCATTGTTAATCAGTCGCCCCTTAAAAACAAACAACCATTTGAAATGCGTTGAAATATTACTAAATACTGTAGCGTTTTCAACGGGGAATGTAATAAAAGATGTAAAAATCCGTTTGAAACGGAGCGTAAATTTCGCATGAAACCAAAGAGTCCGCCCAGCCACAAGCAGACCCATTTGCTTTACCAAGACCTGCTTGAGCAGCTGAATCCCAAAGATCCGCTGCTTCTTTTGGCGGGAAAACTGTCTTAAGAACTGTTTGAACGGGAGTTCGCTCCGCTATACGCAAAGCGTGCAAAGACTTTGGGCACCGCAGTGCCATTGAACCGGTCATCGGACACTTGAAAAGCGACGTTCGCCTGGCACGCAACTATCTCAAAGGCACAATTGGCGATGCGATAAACCTGCTTATGTCCGCTACCGCCTTCAACTGCGCAAAATGGATGAAGGCTGTGGTCCAAAGTCTATTTTTGTACTCGTAGTACTATGCAAATTCATTCGCAGGGATGACGACCACATGCCTACAGCGGCGTAAAGCCATTTGTTAAGGGCCGACTACTTAAAATGCGACTTTGTGCGGGGTTTCTTTGATCTGCATGATGGGTGGGATAGGGCCGCCCGCATTGTGCAATGCCGACATTGCGGTGTCTCTGACGGACTGCGAAGGGGGAGTGTCGGGGCGAGGGGGTGATTTTGAGCAAGATGGGTTGTTTTTAGAGCGTTACGAGTTCCTGCTGTCTATGCTGGACGACGAGACGTTTATGACGTTATAGGAAGTCTATGTGGCTATCGAAAACTGGTGCCAGCACTGCAACTACCGTAAGCCGCATCGCTCCCTTAACGGTATGCCTCCCGTGTCATTGACAGTTTTTATCCCTCCCTCAATAGGAGAAATGGGCCCACTCTCACCTCCGACAGCATTATCGGCCTTACAGGCGGCAGAAACAGAACCACAAAGAATCTACCACTAGCACTTAGCCTGGTACAAAAAAAGGAGGCTGGTCAAATTTCGCAAAATAAATATGGTAATATCGCCATCTCATCTTAAAAAAGGCTTTTTTACTTTTCTCAATTGCAATACGGTTGTGCTTTCTTTGTAATTGAAAATTGCCATGCAAATTGCACCTGTGTTAGAATTACATAAATACAGCTGTTGCTGAAAAGGAGATTTCAATGCGGTTGAGTCCCCATATCGCGAAATTTTTTTTTGTCATGGCTAATCTTGCTGTTATAATCATTGGCAGCAATCTTGCCATGGCAGAAGAAAATAAAATTATTGTCTATGGAACAGATTCTTGCCCAATTACAAAACGATATACACAGGCACTGGATGAATTGCATGTGCCTTATGAGTATAAAATAATTACAGATTCGAAAAACCAAGATGAAATGTGGTTGAAACTCACTAACGCTGGGTATTCCAGACAGTCAGTGGATCTGCCTGTACTACAGTACCAAGGAGAAGTAGCATCAAGGCCCACTCTTTCTCATGTAATTCAGCCATACTTGAGTCCAGATTTTCTTCCTCAGCAATATAAAATTGTGGTATATGGCCCAAATTCTGGACGGACGGCGGCATTGCTCAAGGATTTAACTGTATTAAAAATTAATTTTGAATACAAAGATATTTCTCAGCCTAAAGAAAATGCGGAAATGTTTAAGTTTGTACCTGGAAAATCTGTATATCCACCGGTAGTAGTTGTGAATAAAAAAGTGCTAACCAATCCCATGATAACCTCGGTATTATTAGCCCTTAAGCCACAATAAAAAGCGCTACTAGATCAGATTAACTTTGAAATGCTTCGCATTTCAAAGTTTGCACTCAGCCGAAAGTGTGATTCTCAACTGAATCCACGCCACGTTGTGGCGCGCTGCACTTTCGTGCAGCGTTAGATCATTTACACCTTTTCAAAGTTAAAATGCTCTAACTGTAGAATATAAAAACAACAGCCCCAAAGCCGCACGCCAACACAGTGCTTTGGGGCTGTTTGCAATACTCATACAGATGGGTTTGAGGAGACACAGTAGACAAGGCGACGCTCGATCCCCCCCCCCACGCAACAGAAAGTCTGTTATCACCCAAGATGCTTTCCTACTCTGAGTCTGCACGCTCCTGAAGCGAACGCAACAAGGCGTCCGCGGGCGGATAGACTTGGCGCAACTGACTGGCCTGCAACATAGCCTCAAAACCCCATTTGCCATTGTCCTGCCTGGAGAGCCAAGTAATATAAAGAAGCGCCTTGAGCTTGTCAGTAGCCTTCAGGTCTTGAATTTCCTTTGGCATGCCGGGCAGGGCAGATTTGGCAACCACAACAAGGGATTGCGTTGCCTTATGGCCACCCCCATGCACCTCAAGCACATAGTTTCCCGGCGTAGGGTTTGCCCCTTCAAGTACAGTCGACGGCTGCGCCAGATTGTTTTTTTGAATCAAGACAGCCGCATCCTGAGAATGAATTAGTCGTATGCTGTAGGGTGCGGCTCCGCCGTGCCAGATGACGGGCCAGTCTTGATGACCAATACTAACGACCTGCTCGTGAGGCCTGAATACCGGAACAACAAGGGCCGGAGCCTGGCCACGAGTCACCAGTATGACTTGTTGTGATTGCTTGCGAGCCCCCATGCCAGCAAGCCAATGCATTATGTTGCTTATTACGGAGGGCTGCTCCGCCTTAATGGATATAAGGCCGTATTGTGGGGCATTGGCTTTATTGATGGTCAATTGCTCAGCCCGCCCACTAAGGTCAACCGTTACAGTCGTTTCGGGCGCAGTGACCGTAATTCTATCGCCCTGAAAAATAAGCATTCCCACTTCGGGCGACAATGATTCTTGCCCTCGCAGTATTCGCACAGAGTGGGCAGAGCCATTGATACCGGATACTAGCCCCACAGGATAACTTTCTGCACGAAGGTTCAGGGGAAACAGCAGTACAAGTGCGGCCACCATATAGAGGCGTAACATAGCTATTGACCTTTGTTTTGGTTATGGTGAGCATTTTCCTTTTCTGAAATTTTTCTCATTATCTTGAGAATTGGTATTGTGACAAGAAAAATTACAAAATCGAAAAAGTATCCTTGTCGATAGGCCCAAAAAACCAAAGGTAAACCCATTATTGCAAACAACCAAGACAGTATTTCTCCCCATAGATGATTGAGATACAGAAAACAGCATGCGGACAAGACGATTAACCCTATGCAAAACAGTACCCTGACTGGCCACGGTAGAGAATGCTGCACGCCATAGGTGAAAAGTGAGCGGAGTGAGTTGAGGATGATGACAGCCCCGGGCAAGGGACCTAGTGTTGTTTCATGAATATCAAAGCTGTCGTCAAAACTTGCACCGATTATTACAATTCTGCCGTGCAGCATGTCGTTCAAAAAAGGTTGCACGTTGCCCGAACAAAGTGAATGAGCGGGCAGTGTGATAAGGAGGGGCCTTGCCTGTGCTCCGTCAATAATTTGAGGGGGCGCTGTGCCCGGCTTCATGGAATAAAAAATCCGATTTTCCTGTCCATCTTCATCAAGGGAAAAGACCTGCTCACCTACGACCAGAGAATTGCGCCTGCCCCCGTCCGGGCTGGAGCAAAAGCCCTCGGCGTCTTGTAACTGGGCTGTCATTTCCTCCAATAAATTCCCATTTGGGCCACGCGATTGCAGCGCGTAGGCCAACAGCTGCACAGAAGGTAAAAGCGCCGTTTTGTTATCTTGGGCAGCGCACACCGCGATCTTCCAGCGCCGAATACTGTGGCTGTCGTCTCGCAAAAATATGGGAAAGGCCCAATACAACCTGTCGGACTCAGCCACAGTCTTATCCAGAAAACTCTGCCGCACAGTTGGGGGCTTGTTTGGATCAGCACTTTTGCGCAGCGATTTGACAAGAATGATTGGTGGCCCTGCGGGCAGCTGTGCCAAGGTTTTTTGGAGCTCGCCGTCACGCTCTGGGGCCTCCTGATTGGAGCGGGCAAGGTCAACATCCACAATGACCAGGCTGGGTTGCGCTGCGGCTATGGTTTTTATGAGGCAGGCCAGCTTGTCTCTTGGGGTTAAAAACGGCTCGCCCCAGGAACGGTAAGTGTTTTCGTCCATATCAACAAAAGCATATAAGTGTTCGAGCTTGCCCGAACCTTCTCCACTGTCGCTATGGGTGCCAAAATCCATGGCAATAACCCAGTCTTGAATTCTTTCCACCTTTGCCTGCATCCATAAATTCAGGGGAGTACTGCTCAAGATCAACAGGCTGCTTGCTCCAAGCAGGGTGGCGGCCAGCAAGTAGCGTTTATTCTTGCCAAGTTCTGACCAGCGCGTCTTTATACATTCTGGCGCGAACCTGTTCACGACTTTTGAAATCAGCCCGATCAGTACTGTTAAAGGAAAGGTGTCCTCGATGACCTTTCCTAAAGGGTACACCTTGTTCCATAGCTGTTTTAACCTGTTCGACATGGCTGATTTTCTCCGTGCAAATAAGCCAAACACCTAAAGTGAACATCTCTATCCAGGTTAAAAGCGACTGCAAACTTTTTTCCATCGATGGCTGGAATGCAGCATTCACAAAAATTAGGGCATGGATGCAACTATTTATCGCCAATATAAATAAAAGCTCCCCAGTACAATGGATTATCAGAATTGAACCGTTTTCTTGTTATATCGCGCTCTTTCAATGCCGCATGTCGCAGGGCCTGGGCCTTGGGCATGCCCTTTGCCAGATTGTCATAAAAAAATTCCATCAGTTCCTGCGTTTCCTTATCGGGCACAGACCACATGCTCATGACCATTCCCTTGGCACCAGCCTGGGTAATGGCCCGGCGCAGCCCAAAAACCCCTTCGCCTGTTTTTACGTCGCCAAGCCCCGTTTGGCAGGCAGATAGCACGACAATTTCCGTGCCGTTGATGGGCATAGTCAAGAATTTTTCTGCGGTGACAATGCCATCAATTCCCATACCCTTGAGGGCGGTGTTGGCCCCCGCCAATGCAATGCCTGAACGCGCCAGGGGATTTTCGTAGTGCCGGGCAGGGTCGGAAGTCAAACCTGAAAACGAAGAAAACTGGCTCAAAACCTCTGGCCCACGAGAATTCAGAGTGTCTTGCATTTCCTGATCCGAAAGAAAAAAACCGTGAGTGGCCAGATGTAGATAACGCGGGGCCGGACCCTTTTGAAGTTCGCTCTCCACCGCGTCTGCCCCGACACGAAGGCGGGCATTTTCGCCAATCATTTTGGCCACGGCCTCTGCTTCTACCCGGGTGGCGGGCAAAGGGTTCAATGTCAATGCCCGCAGATCGGCTGAGCGCTGAAAGGTGCGGCCTGGTTGGGTAGCTTCTGCCATGTGGCCGGATGCGGCGTTGGACGCGCTGGTAGCGTGGGCATCCATGTCAAAGTCCGGGTCACCCAGAACGAGGGAGCGTCCCTTGGCTGCGGGGACGTCGTCCATAGCCACAAGGTCACGACCAGAGCAGACATAGTTGAACGTATACTTTTCGATCAGCAAGCGGTTATTGCTGTCTCGCAGAATTTCAAAGGGGATGAGGTTCAAAACCCCGTCTGGGGATATGAATATGTTTTTGGCATTCCCGATGCCTGTTGCCAGTGGTGCAAACACTAGCCTGTTCAGCCTGTGGCCAAACAGGGCGATAGCTTCTGGATTCTGCCCGTCTTGCAGGGCAAGGCGCAGTGCTGCTACGGCCTGCTCAATGGGCGTAGCCTCACCCAGATCAATGAGAGTCAGACTATCAGGGTTGCCTGCTGGCAGCACAAAGGCGATATAGTGTGAAGGCTTCCAGCTTTCACAGATGTCCGCGGCCTTGAAATCATAGATATCGATCTTGGCAAAATCCACCAGGGTCGAACCGGCAGGAAGAGCCTTTGCAACTGTTGCCGCATCTACTTGGCGCCGTTTGCGGTCACGGGCATAGTTTTGGCTGCACTTTGCCAATTCTGCTTCTATATCCGCCTGCTCTTTTTTGAGTTCTGCCAAACGAGCCTGATGAGCCTCAGCCGACCCCTCTCTTGGCCCCATAAAGGTAAGTTCCGTGACCTCGGTACAAAGTTGCGCGAGTCTTTCAAACAAAATTTTGCCCTGTGGATCACCTGCTTGAATCAGGGCTTCACGAAACTGCCGCTGGGCTTCGAGGGCCGCGCCTTTACGTTTGAGCCAAACTGCAAAAGCATGATCCCTCGCCGCTCTGTTTGTGGGGACCTGAGTGGCGACAACTGTCATGTACACGTCAAACCAAACACGCATATTAGACAAAAAAGCAATTTTTTGGGCTTCTGATATCATGCCCATGACCTGATCAATGAGTTCTTTTTCGATGTCTAGTCCACGTTGCATGAGAGGGAGGGCTTGATCCTGCTTGTCCTGAGCTACCAGCGCGGTTGCCAGGTTAAGTAGATTGCTTGCGACCTGTGGATGTTCTGATCCCAGTTTTTTTTCACTGATCTCCAGGGCGGTTCTATAAAAATATTCTGCCTTGCTTGCTTCACCCATCCGCCTATAAAGCACTCCAAGGTTGCCTTGGATCATTGCAAAATCTGGATGATTTGGCCCAAGAGCTTTTTTCTGAATTTCTAAAGCCCGCAGATAAAAGACTTCGGCTTCTGCGTATTCGCCTAGATCGCAGTGTAAAACTCCTAGCAAACCCAAGTAGTTCGCCAATTCAGGATGCCACGGATCAAGTTTGCTTTCAGCGATTGCCAAGGCGCGCTCCATCAGTTGTAAGGCATCGGAATATGCATACTTCC
Protein-coding regions in this window:
- a CDS encoding type II toxin-antitoxin system RelE/ParE family toxin; translation: MSYLVHWTDNATAGLEKAYLFLADKSEEAAIGAIKAIREKVLLLEQFPNAGRPADDMEPEYRELLIPFGGAGYVLVYEVLGNSVYILALKHQKEAGYYEAGS
- a CDS encoding very short patch repair endonuclease; the encoded protein is MDVVSPATRSRMMAGIRSSDTKPELALRRNLHARGFRYRLKTKILGYTPDVVLRKYKVVIFVHGCFWHRHKQCKYTTIPKTNIQKWKTKFAENEGRDLRVETILLASGWRVAIIWECWLKRKMDLDWLYEWIVSPAANYVSWPSPEALQDTK
- a CDS encoding CHAT domain-containing tetratricopeptide repeat protein; the protein is MRRILLIIAIVIVSYFSYFVVITARNDFEVMELRAKKLYDAGRHADAIEMIKKNRAKFEKKLGKQHPWVALSSDVLARLYIAAGDYKQAVECCEQALALQEMNDQSKPKEVVSTLILLSEAYLAEGEFFKAEPLMQRALEINEKNFGPDNMIAATILNNLGLLYTGIARYDKAEIFLQHSLSITEKLNPEDPEIATTLGNLGNVYCKVSAYEKAEAIVKRAILIREKKLGPDHLTLAPSLSALAVIYVRKYAYSDALQLMERALAIAESKLDPWHPELANYLGLLGVLHCDLGEYAEAEVFYLRALEIQKKALGPNHPDFAMIQGNLGVLYRRMGEASKAEYFYRTALEISEKKLGSEHPQVASNLLNLATALVAQDKQDQALPLMQRGLDIEKELIDQVMGMISEAQKIAFLSNMRVWFDVYMTVVATQVPTNRAARDHAFAVWLKRKGAALEAQRQFREALIQAGDPQGKILFERLAQLCTEVTELTFMGPREGSAEAHQARLAELKKEQADIEAELAKCSQNYARDRKRRQVDAATVAKALPAGSTLVDFAKIDIYDFKAADICESWKPSHYIAFVLPAGNPDSLTLIDLGEATPIEQAVAALRLALQDGQNPEAIALFGHRLNRLVFAPLATGIGNAKNIFISPDGVLNLIPFEILRDSNNRLLIEKYTFNYVCSGRDLVAMDDVPAAKGRSLVLGDPDFDMDAHATSASNAASGHMAEATQPGRTFQRSADLRALTLNPLPATRVEAEAVAKMIGENARLRVGADAVESELQKGPAPRYLHLATHGFFLSDQEMQDTLNSRGPEVLSQFSSFSGLTSDPARHYENPLARSGIALAGANTALKGMGIDGIVTAEKFLTMPINGTEIVVLSACQTGLGDVKTGEGVFGLRRAITQAGAKGMVMSMWSVPDKETQELMEFFYDNLAKGMPKAQALRHAALKERDITRKRFNSDNPLYWGAFIYIGDK
- a CDS encoding CopG family ribbon-helix-helix protein, with the translated sequence MQQNIATTPASVKLPNPLRERIKSLADARNQSAHAIMLQAIENYVEREEKREALRHEAKAAHEHYMQTGLHLTNAEVVEWMDKIIQGEKVPMPKCHI
- a CDS encoding DNA (cytosine-5-)-methyltransferase, coding for MQTTKIVDLFAGPGGLGEGFSSLRVNGAYPFKIVVSVEKDKFAQRTLKLRAYSRLLRRHGRPLDTLYAYYKGSTNSPVASKDEDLWDEAGSEALLLELGEPKDNIFLYERIAKLIPNDEHWVLIGGPPCQAYSVVGRVRSGANNVKDPRHYLYQEYLNVIRQFRPSVFVMENVRGLLSCQLDHKHIIHRILEDLARPGKSERSVENYNYTIHSLVADTCYEPGMNASDLDLKKFIVQCEKYGVPQARHRVILVGVREDITFSLPKLQPSLSNTVWDAIGDMPSLRSGISRQMDSIDVWKNIVIEACTSMSQHASEAKSHRLAQLLHLTAKDVEQRTLSRGGQWIPGDYAHLPTRGTALHEWLRDTELGGWLNHETRSHMASDLRRYAYVAAFARAKGKNPLAAKDFDFPGLPPEHANWDSGHFDDRFKAQLEARPSTTITSHLAKDGHSFIHPDPTQCRSLTVREAARLQTFPDNYFFEGPRTAQYVQVGNAVPPLLARQIAEKVWAVLKFTHGAGNY
- a CDS encoding CHASE2 domain-containing protein: MSNRLKQLWNKVYPLGKVIEDTFPLTVLIGLISKVVNRFAPECIKTRWSELGKNKRYLLAATLLGASSLLILSSTPLNLWMQAKVERIQDWVIAMDFGTHSDSGEGSGKLEHLYAFVDMDENTYRSWGEPFLTPRDKLACLIKTIAAAQPSLVIVDVDLARSNQEAPERDGELQKTLAQLPAGPPIILVKSLRKSADPNKPPTVRQSFLDKTVAESDRLYWAFPIFLRDDSHSIRRWKIAVCAAQDNKTALLPSVQLLAYALQSRGPNGNLLEEMTAQLQDAEGFCSSPDGGRRNSLVVGEQVFSLDEDGQENRIFYSMKPGTAPPQIIDGAQARPLLITLPAHSLCSGNVQPFLNDMLHGRIVIIGASFDDSFDIHETTLGPLPGAVIILNSLRSLFTYGVQHSLPWPVRVLFCIGLIVLSACCFLYLNHLWGEILSWLFAIMGLPLVFWAYRQGYFFDFVIFLVTIPILKIMRKISEKENAHHNQNKGQ